The genomic DNA AGGCTCGGCCGACCACCCCGCCTGGTATCTCAACCTGTCCGCCGACCCCGGCGTCGTCGTCCAGGTCGGCGCGGACACCTTCACCGCACGAGCCCGCTCCGCCACCCCCGAGGAGAAGCCCGAGCTGTGGCGGAAGATGGCGGAGATCTTCCCGACGTACGACAGCTACCAGGCCAAGGCCACCAGGGACATCCCCGTAGTGATCATCGAACGCACCTGACCCTCCCCCTCCCGGCTACGCGGCCGTACGGTGACGTCCCGGCGGACGGGTGCCCGGAACACCTGCCACCACCGAGCCGGACGGCCGGCTCTTCGCCCTGCACGAGTGGGCAGGGCGGGGTCTCAACGGAGGATCACGGTGGAGGGGTGGGAGATCCGGTGGGAACAGGAGGCGGCCAAGGGGCCGCGCGCAGGGGCCGAAGCGGTTGACCTCAGGCGGCGAGGAGGGCCGCGTGCGGAGACGCCGGCGTTGGAGGGGTGCAGCCGGACAGCCGGGTCAGGCGGTGAGGTTGACGTAGTAGCGGGAGTAACCGTTCAGGTCGACCAGGCGCGTGCCGACGCGCCTGGCCGCGGTGCTGCCGATGTTGAGGCAGGAGTCGAAGGCGTTCTGGTAGACGTAGATCGGACCGTAGGGACCGGTCCAGATGGCCCCGTTGGCGGCCTCGGCGTAGAAAG from Streptosporangium sp. NBC_01756 includes the following:
- a CDS encoding nitroreductase family deazaflavin-dependent oxidoreductase — translated: MARHDDEEILDSPTGWVAEHIRTYVETDGRKGHIYQGVPTLLLSTRGRRSGTLRRTALIYGQDGDRYLVVASNGGSADHPAWYLNLSADPGVVVQVGADTFTARARSATPEEKPELWRKMAEIFPTYDSYQAKATRDIPVVIIERT
- a CDS encoding DUF1036 domain-containing protein, encoding MELHFRNRYTSKVWVAIMFYSPDGCRDYGQWGTRGWWAIDPGGEAHVLNTSNRYAAFYAEAANGAIWTGPYGPIYVYQNAFDSCLNIGSTAARRVGTRLVDLNGYSRYYVNLTA